In Pseudobdellovibrionaceae bacterium, the following proteins share a genomic window:
- a CDS encoding AAA family ATPase, whose product MFYSRAQITKLFSCEENSILSTQDLLSSEKRGVLPRARRNDQDERRVRGWGGEQLHSIGRSLGFLKPVGDGPLVYSFFVTKGGVLKTALALNLARMAANHGIKTCVIGLDMQCDVTTALGHMEDADADDLDSALRWMEETRGLYDVFAGRAEVKEIILPTDLPYLYYIPETPELVALEQGLLHRPRREYWLQETVVGPLKNEFDLIVFDCSPNWNQLITNALVASDVLVSPLECKINNFRNFKMFRNFVTQVKKDLRLGFRHFYIPTRLTLSRRLSRDIKDWYLENVAECLPMAIRDHTQGEEATAMHLSVPEYAPGTQAAVELNQFLEVIWLPNRLGEGLAAGTAKTTRPSPSSEELAAAGEESLKGQEATPG is encoded by the coding sequence ATGTTCTACTCGCGCGCCCAGATCACCAAATTGTTCAGTTGTGAGGAAAATTCCATCCTATCGACTCAGGATTTACTTAGCAGTGAGAAACGTGGAGTTCTTCCCCGAGCAAGGCGAAATGATCAGGACGAACGACGGGTACGAGGATGGGGCGGAGAGCAGCTTCACTCCATTGGACGATCCCTTGGGTTTTTGAAACCTGTCGGCGATGGTCCCTTGGTGTACAGTTTTTTTGTCACCAAGGGAGGAGTTCTCAAAACGGCCCTGGCGCTGAACTTAGCGCGAATGGCTGCAAATCACGGAATCAAAACCTGCGTCATTGGCCTGGACATGCAATGTGACGTCACGACGGCTCTTGGACACATGGAAGACGCGGATGCCGATGATTTGGATTCAGCCCTACGTTGGATGGAAGAAACCAGGGGCCTCTATGACGTCTTTGCCGGCCGAGCCGAGGTGAAAGAGATTATTTTACCGACGGACCTCCCCTATCTCTACTATATCCCTGAGACTCCGGAGTTGGTGGCCTTAGAGCAAGGTCTGCTTCATCGACCTCGCAGGGAGTACTGGCTACAGGAGACCGTCGTCGGGCCTCTGAAAAATGAGTTTGATCTTATTGTTTTTGACTGCTCTCCCAACTGGAACCAACTCATCACCAATGCCTTGGTCGCAAGCGACGTCCTGGTGTCTCCTCTTGAGTGCAAGATCAACAACTTCAGAAACTTTAAAATGTTTCGCAATTTTGTGACTCAGGTCAAAAAAGACCTGCGATTGGGATTTCGCCATTTTTATATTCCGACTCGACTGACATTATCCCGACGCCTCAGCCGAGACATCAAGGACTGGTACCTTGAGAATGTGGCTGAATGCCTGCCAATGGCAATCCGCGATCATACACAAGGCGAAGAGGCTACGGCCATGCATTTATCGGTGCCCGAGTACGCGCCAGGCACACAGGCCGCTGTCGAACTCAACCAGTTCTTGGAAGTCATATGGCTTCCCAATCGCCTGGGCGAGGGACTTGCCGCAGGGACAGCAAAAACGACCCGTCCGTCCCCTTCTTCGGAGGAATTGGCAGCAGCAGGTGAGGAAAGCCTGAAGGGGCAGGAGGCCACTCCTGGTTGA
- a CDS encoding DUF2145 domain-containing protein has protein sequence MKVSQFSKLAQVLVLAAGLSLTTNAIAGGNKCKEVDIPKAALINGGMLAAQTIDTINKQRAKAQARGEELDVVIIARTGTDPGSSVVMRDFDASGRFLTMRDLYGKDDQYDNSNNSNHLSHINKMVDKSRKLVYSHLGLAFRNHPLAEQIQAERNLPEKPWVMVHMLKPCGTLVPDLFDEGIWNFFLDDPYKYGSTVIVPTYDFQKRLEQVVLQDEISYSFLGPKYNALALFDDVHEQNSNQWVLEVFAAAMAPRGQVRNRADAIRVLKQTNYIPTRMHLRGKYAFAKLFGPDSVSFKKQGGYGDLVQVISVLSMREYMKRNKIFMSETPIDIPENVLIKDDSKSYNNGNNWDNNNGGDH, from the coding sequence ATGAAGGTATCACAATTTTCAAAACTAGCCCAAGTTCTGGTGCTAGCTGCGGGACTCAGCCTGACGACAAATGCAATCGCAGGCGGAAACAAGTGTAAAGAAGTGGACATTCCTAAAGCTGCTTTGATTAACGGCGGAATGTTAGCTGCTCAAACAATCGACACAATCAATAAGCAAAGAGCAAAAGCTCAGGCTCGCGGTGAAGAGCTGGATGTGGTGATTATCGCCCGTACCGGTACTGATCCTGGTAGTTCTGTTGTTATGCGTGATTTCGATGCTTCTGGTCGCTTTCTGACAATGAGAGATCTATACGGAAAAGATGATCAGTATGACAACAGCAACAACAGCAATCACCTTTCTCACATCAATAAGATGGTGGATAAATCACGCAAGCTGGTTTACTCTCACTTGGGACTGGCCTTCCGTAACCACCCTTTGGCTGAGCAAATTCAGGCTGAGCGTAACCTGCCCGAGAAGCCTTGGGTGATGGTTCACATGCTGAAGCCTTGTGGAACTCTGGTTCCTGACCTTTTTGACGAAGGTATCTGGAACTTCTTCTTAGATGACCCTTACAAGTACGGATCGACTGTGATCGTTCCTACCTATGATTTCCAAAAGCGCCTGGAGCAGGTTGTTCTACAAGATGAGATTTCATATTCCTTCTTGGGTCCGAAGTATAATGCTCTGGCTTTGTTTGACGATGTTCACGAGCAAAACTCCAACCAGTGGGTTTTGGAAGTGTTCGCGGCAGCCATGGCCCCTCGCGGCCAGGTGCGCAATCGGGCTGATGCAATTCGCGTCTTGAAGCAGACCAACTACATCCCCACCCGCATGCACCTGCGTGGCAAATATGCCTTCGCCAAGCTGTTTGGACCGGATTCAGTGAGCTTTAAAAAGCAAGGCGGATATGGTGACCTCGTTCAGGTGATCTCCGTGCTCTCTATGCGTGAGTACATGAAGCGCAATAAGATATTTATGAGCGAGACTCCCATTGACATCCCTGAGAATGTCTTAATCAAGGACGACTCGAAGTCTTATAACAATGGCAACAATTGGGATAATAACAACGGTGGTGATCACTAA
- the rpmG gene encoding 50S ribosomal protein L33: MAKKKGKVRIITLECTEARKAGVPPSRYTTKKNTQTHPERLEKKKYNPNMRKHTVHKEIK; this comes from the coding sequence ATGGCAAAGAAAAAGGGAAAAGTCCGCATTATCACGCTTGAATGCACTGAGGCTCGCAAGGCCGGTGTGCCTCCGTCGCGCTACACAACGAAGAAGAATACACAGACTCATCCTGAGCGGTTGGAAAAGAAGAAGTACAACCCCAACATGCGCAAACACACAGTTCATAAAGAGATCAAGTAA
- a CDS encoding response regulator transcription factor — MSLPKVLLVEDEEAHRLVIKKALQGHCDLVVANNFQEGVAQLGEDSFDLFILDIMLGDGDGFDLCARIRKMEMHRRTPVVFLTAKSEVSSKVLGFTLGADDYIVKPCDPSELRARVDSKLRWSREVVEGEKVLVQGPFTFNLEMQRLDVEKDGVPQTLEFTPLEFKLLYYLASHKDHILSRDQILDAVWGQTTNVLDRSVDTYIAALRRKLGEFKKCIKSVHGVGYKFSLDGFQTKKAS; from the coding sequence ATGTCTTTACCAAAAGTACTATTGGTTGAAGATGAAGAAGCCCATCGGCTGGTCATCAAGAAGGCACTTCAAGGGCACTGCGACTTAGTGGTGGCCAATAACTTTCAAGAAGGAGTGGCCCAGCTGGGGGAAGATAGTTTCGACCTCTTTATCCTCGATATCATGTTGGGCGATGGGGATGGATTTGATCTTTGCGCCCGGATTCGCAAGATGGAAATGCACCGTCGGACACCTGTGGTCTTCTTGACGGCAAAGAGTGAGGTTTCAAGTAAGGTACTAGGATTCACGTTGGGTGCTGATGATTACATTGTGAAGCCCTGTGATCCTTCAGAGTTGAGGGCTCGTGTCGACTCCAAGTTACGATGGAGCCGAGAAGTAGTCGAAGGGGAGAAGGTTCTGGTTCAGGGACCATTTACTTTCAATTTGGAAATGCAAAGACTTGATGTGGAGAAGGACGGGGTACCGCAAACTCTTGAATTCACTCCTTTGGAGTTTAAACTCCTCTACTACCTGGCTTCCCACAAAGACCACATTCTCTCTCGCGATCAAATCCTTGATGCGGTCTGGGGGCAAACCACCAATGTTCTGGATCGTAGTGTCGATACCTACATTGCCGCTCTCCGCCGGAAATTGGGTGAATTTAAAAAGTGTATAAAGTCTGTCCATGGTGTGGGTTACAAGTTTAGCCTCGATGGCTTTCAGACCAAAAAGGCATCCTGA
- a CDS encoding alpha/beta fold hydrolase, whose amino-acid sequence MRSLVPFLVSICEKTGVLRHLLVILMVSLGGLQAAQGYATKPKATQAVSSFARSLLEFQAYSQRKQVEARAYAKKRYPGLNQSPDRQRLLDRAHQSGNSPLLLHHGGATRVSALLVHGFSDSPYFMEHIAQHLYSQGVNVVVVLLTGHGLESDALADSGVVTLKAWQKDVDAGFRIAKGLGDKVVGVGFSTGASLLLESASYTQIPIEMALLGDPMMVALPFPQPDGLIVPPRLKFDGLVLFAPVLRVLDWRVRTLGPSGMWIYKQVSDYSFPPEGDDWSFKYLKKAINGVEQVQRLVNHLVRFSHWDPKGSGSRPPMLGIFSEADDTIDTQFAINYLSSQAQEARSDFETYVFASPEAVDHTGFIRFQQEGDEFSFIDHARYQKMTDFIDRFLDDHGLSVSIEY is encoded by the coding sequence ATGAGGTCTTTGGTGCCCTTTTTGGTCAGCATTTGCGAAAAAACTGGAGTTCTCCGCCATTTGCTCGTGATTCTCATGGTATCTCTTGGCGGTTTGCAGGCCGCTCAAGGGTATGCCACGAAGCCAAAGGCGACCCAGGCTGTATCCTCATTTGCGAGGAGCTTGTTGGAATTTCAAGCCTACAGCCAGAGGAAACAAGTCGAAGCACGAGCCTATGCGAAGAAGAGATATCCAGGGCTGAATCAGAGTCCAGACAGGCAGCGATTGTTAGACCGGGCTCATCAGTCTGGGAACAGCCCCCTTCTTCTTCATCATGGAGGAGCCACTCGGGTTTCGGCCCTTTTGGTCCATGGCTTCTCCGATTCCCCCTACTTCATGGAACATATAGCTCAGCATCTGTATTCCCAGGGAGTAAATGTGGTGGTGGTTTTGCTCACTGGTCATGGGTTAGAATCCGATGCCTTGGCTGATTCAGGTGTGGTGACCCTCAAGGCGTGGCAAAAAGATGTTGATGCCGGTTTTCGCATCGCCAAGGGCTTAGGCGATAAAGTCGTTGGAGTCGGATTTTCGACTGGGGCTTCGCTGCTTTTGGAATCAGCCTCCTATACCCAGATTCCTATAGAGATGGCTCTACTGGGTGACCCGATGATGGTGGCTCTCCCGTTCCCGCAGCCGGATGGACTGATTGTTCCGCCTCGTCTGAAATTTGATGGCTTGGTACTCTTTGCTCCTGTATTGCGGGTTTTGGATTGGCGTGTGCGAACCCTTGGTCCCAGTGGAATGTGGATTTACAAACAGGTGTCTGATTACTCATTTCCACCGGAGGGGGACGACTGGTCTTTCAAGTACCTCAAAAAAGCCATCAATGGTGTGGAGCAGGTCCAGCGATTGGTGAATCACCTGGTTCGCTTCTCCCACTGGGACCCGAAGGGTTCTGGATCTCGCCCTCCCATGTTGGGGATTTTCAGCGAAGCGGACGACACTATTGACACTCAATTTGCCATTAACTATCTGTCGTCCCAAGCGCAAGAGGCCCGCTCTGATTTTGAGACCTATGTATTTGCCTCGCCCGAGGCCGTGGATCACACAGGGTTTATTCGCTTTCAACAAGAGGGCGATGAGTTTTCCTTTATTGATCATGCCCGCTATCAAAAAATGACTGATTTCATTGACCGGTTTCTCGACGATCATGGGCTTTCAGTATCAATCGAGTATTAG
- a CDS encoding endonuclease/exonuclease/phosphatase family protein: MGNDKRLRLLTYNMHKGFCFYSRRQVLEEIKRAIREVNADLVFLQEIRGESSVLNQNGVVNGEFASQLEFLADSVWDHYAYGKNAIYQTTNHGNAILSRFPVKKWSNIDISTNPFERRGLLHSTVLHPECGELDLICLHLNLLARGRRWQLERLVGKLAAEVESGPIIIAGDFNDWSQAVSGQIGGDLKVKEAHHSLHGRYARTFPSLMPLLCLDRVYYRDLTPTLSQVLSGRPWSQMSDHAPLLVEFALNP; this comes from the coding sequence GTGGGTAACGACAAGAGACTGAGACTTCTGACCTACAATATGCACAAGGGCTTTTGTTTTTATAGTCGACGGCAGGTTTTGGAGGAAATCAAGCGGGCGATCCGCGAAGTTAATGCCGATCTAGTTTTCCTCCAGGAGATTCGTGGTGAATCCTCGGTGTTGAATCAAAATGGGGTGGTGAATGGGGAGTTTGCCAGCCAGCTGGAGTTCTTGGCTGATTCGGTGTGGGATCATTATGCCTATGGCAAAAATGCCATTTATCAAACCACCAACCATGGCAACGCCATTTTGAGTCGGTTTCCGGTTAAAAAGTGGAGCAATATCGATATATCGACCAACCCTTTTGAGCGGAGAGGGCTCCTTCATTCAACTGTACTTCATCCAGAGTGCGGAGAACTCGACCTGATATGTCTTCATTTGAATCTGTTGGCCCGGGGCCGGCGTTGGCAGCTGGAGAGACTGGTGGGAAAATTGGCTGCGGAGGTGGAAAGTGGTCCCATTATCATTGCGGGGGATTTTAACGACTGGTCTCAGGCGGTCTCAGGTCAGATTGGCGGTGACCTGAAAGTCAAAGAGGCTCATCACAGTCTGCATGGCCGCTATGCTCGGACGTTTCCAAGCCTCATGCCACTCTTGTGTTTGGATCGGGTTTATTATCGAGACTTGACCCCGACACTCTCTCAGGTGTTGTCGGGTCGGCCGTGGAGTCAAATGTCGGATCATGCCCCGCTTCTCGTGGAGTTTGCCCTCAACCCCTAG
- a CDS encoding phosphatidylserine/phosphatidylglycerophosphate/cardiolipin synthase family protein, translating to MENGAQEVKFEVAWKSEELFLTSRVYFSRMLEECRRATQSIDIEVYIFEDDRAGNELLHVLEQAVERGVRVRILVDGIGTPNWVNKQLETLPAHGIETRVYHPVPRPFSRFWWFLFPRFWRTLRFFLSANRRNHKKVFLIDSKVAFVGGINVSESSLEWCDTGVRVEGEGVDLLEEAFEENWQRGFYFGKKTLREFMRRGKRCRVLSPWIHLNSTLTLRRQRMRDLIKRFERATDRIWVANPYWVPGPLLIRAFIGAARRGVDVRLCYPEKTDVVFTRWVNELLLGPLIPFGVKLFVFQRGFLHAKAVIVDQWGKLGSSNLNARSIYHDLEADAVLSKNENLEKLVEWFEGNCRGSKHIALDELDRRPFMERLGARFVLLFKRWI from the coding sequence ATGGAGAATGGGGCCCAAGAAGTCAAATTTGAAGTGGCATGGAAGTCGGAGGAGCTTTTCCTGACGAGTCGGGTATACTTCTCTCGAATGTTGGAGGAATGCCGGCGAGCCACCCAATCCATCGATATTGAAGTCTATATCTTTGAGGATGACCGAGCTGGAAACGAACTCCTCCACGTTTTAGAGCAAGCTGTTGAGCGTGGCGTCCGGGTACGTATTCTTGTAGATGGAATTGGCACTCCCAATTGGGTCAACAAACAACTGGAAACCCTTCCTGCTCACGGAATCGAAACCCGAGTTTACCATCCAGTACCTAGGCCATTCAGTCGCTTTTGGTGGTTTTTGTTCCCCCGTTTTTGGCGTACTTTGAGGTTTTTTCTCTCAGCTAACCGGCGTAACCATAAAAAAGTATTCCTCATTGATAGCAAAGTCGCCTTCGTTGGTGGCATAAATGTGAGTGAGTCCAGTCTTGAATGGTGTGATACGGGGGTGCGAGTTGAAGGTGAAGGGGTAGACTTGTTGGAAGAGGCCTTTGAGGAGAACTGGCAGCGAGGCTTTTATTTTGGCAAGAAAACCCTGCGGGAGTTCATGCGCAGAGGGAAGCGTTGCCGGGTACTGAGTCCGTGGATTCATCTGAATTCCACTCTGACTCTTCGTCGCCAAAGAATGAGGGACCTGATCAAACGCTTTGAGCGTGCCACCGACCGGATATGGGTGGCCAATCCCTATTGGGTTCCTGGTCCACTTTTGATTCGTGCTTTTATTGGAGCTGCCCGCAGGGGGGTGGATGTGCGCCTTTGTTATCCTGAAAAGACAGATGTGGTGTTTACTCGCTGGGTGAATGAACTCCTGCTTGGGCCTCTAATCCCTTTTGGTGTAAAGCTCTTTGTTTTTCAGCGGGGCTTTCTCCATGCTAAAGCCGTGATTGTCGATCAGTGGGGTAAGCTGGGATCAAGCAATCTGAACGCGCGCAGCATTTACCACGATCTGGAGGCCGACGCGGTCTTAAGCAAGAATGAAAATCTGGAAAAATTGGTTGAATGGTTTGAGGGCAACTGCCGGGGCTCCAAACACATTGCCTTGGATGAATTGGATCGGCGACCCTTTATGGAAAGACTTGGTGCCAGATTTGTCTTGCTTTTCAAGAGGTGGATTTAG
- a CDS encoding IS110 family transposase: MTTTTIALDIAKEKIHVYGVDSQNRVIIDKVFNRKKLLSFLANHQPVKIFMESCAGSNWLCQRLNQMGHHASRISAQHVKPYASHQKNDRNDARAILEASRRPGALFVGVKSPWQQELQCLHKMRDRRLRDYKALNSQIRGFLFEFGILVPTSSAKFFKVIPKVLEEAESSLSGIIRDEIYELFVECRNHYLKAEELEKKIRDYCSESHFYRKAIEEISGVGPLVASRFLSTISSPSNFRNGRQVSAHLGLVPRQYSSGGRTRLGGITKNGDIGLRTMLIQGARARLASLVKKQYPTQEQSKLLMWVEKKGFNVAAVALANRNARQMWAIMNKCA, from the coding sequence ATGACAACTACAACGATCGCACTTGATATTGCAAAGGAGAAAATCCACGTTTATGGCGTAGATAGCCAAAATCGCGTCATAATAGACAAAGTTTTTAATCGAAAGAAACTCCTCTCTTTTTTGGCTAACCATCAGCCGGTGAAAATATTTATGGAGTCTTGTGCCGGTTCAAATTGGCTTTGCCAGCGCCTCAATCAAATGGGACATCATGCGTCTCGTATTTCAGCTCAGCACGTAAAGCCTTATGCGAGCCACCAGAAGAATGACCGTAATGATGCTCGCGCTATTTTGGAGGCTAGCCGAAGGCCAGGTGCTCTTTTTGTAGGAGTAAAATCCCCGTGGCAACAAGAGTTACAATGTCTACACAAAATGCGAGATCGAAGACTCAGGGACTACAAAGCTCTCAATAGCCAAATCCGGGGATTCCTGTTTGAATTTGGCATTTTAGTCCCTACGAGTTCGGCTAAATTCTTTAAAGTTATTCCCAAGGTCCTAGAAGAAGCCGAGTCATCACTCAGTGGGATAATAAGAGATGAGATTTATGAACTCTTCGTTGAGTGCCGTAACCATTACCTAAAGGCTGAAGAGCTCGAAAAAAAGATCCGGGATTACTGTAGTGAAAGCCATTTCTACCGCAAGGCTATCGAAGAAATATCAGGCGTGGGACCTCTGGTGGCCTCAAGATTTTTGTCGACAATAAGCAGCCCGAGTAATTTTAGGAATGGAAGACAGGTCTCTGCTCACCTAGGTCTAGTTCCACGACAATATTCGAGTGGAGGACGGACAAGGCTTGGAGGCATAACGAAAAATGGAGACATTGGCTTAAGAACTATGCTGATCCAGGGAGCGCGAGCCAGACTCGCTAGCTTAGTGAAAAAGCAATATCCCACTCAGGAACAAAGTAAGCTTTTAATGTGGGTAGAGAAAAAGGGGTTCAATGTCGCGGCAGTGGCCCTAGCTAACCGAAATGCCAGGCAAATGTGGGCGATTATGAATAAATGTGCATAG
- a CDS encoding DUF481 domain-containing protein, translating into MRRLLVLLIICLPLPVRAIVNIEAVRPKKSETGYTGQFKFEMGGSSGNTEKFRAGLGHNSVWNTGDYQNFVLLSYNYGESFEIKDTNKSFLHLRHVRPIQEDVFWELYTQSQTDEFKRLRLRALAGVGGRWELEQELTLWAIGAGLFYSHEELTEKGLLPEGTEDTARGNFYLSLKTQPDASLTGVLAIYFQPKLDEMSDHHAFASAMLKADWNESLAFAVEAELSHDNRPPEGVKKTDTTYTSSLIYKL; encoded by the coding sequence ATGCGTCGATTGCTGGTGTTGCTGATTATTTGTTTACCACTTCCCGTGAGGGCTATTGTCAATATTGAAGCGGTGAGGCCAAAGAAATCAGAAACTGGCTATACTGGACAGTTCAAATTTGAAATGGGCGGTAGCTCCGGCAACACCGAAAAATTCCGCGCCGGTCTGGGCCACAACTCGGTTTGGAACACCGGTGATTATCAGAACTTTGTTCTTTTGAGCTACAATTATGGTGAAAGCTTTGAAATCAAGGACACCAACAAGAGTTTTCTCCACCTCCGCCATGTTCGCCCCATCCAAGAAGATGTTTTTTGGGAACTCTATACTCAGTCCCAAACCGATGAGTTTAAGCGTCTTCGCCTCCGCGCCTTAGCAGGCGTGGGTGGTCGCTGGGAGTTGGAGCAGGAACTTACGCTGTGGGCAATTGGTGCCGGCCTCTTTTATTCTCATGAGGAACTTACCGAGAAAGGCCTCCTCCCTGAAGGCACCGAAGATACCGCCCGAGGCAATTTCTATTTGTCCCTTAAAACGCAGCCCGATGCCAGTCTAACGGGGGTGCTCGCCATTTACTTTCAACCCAAACTCGATGAGATGAGTGACCACCACGCTTTCGCCAGCGCCATGCTCAAAGCCGACTGGAACGAGTCCCTTGCCTTTGCCGTCGAAGCTGAACTGTCCCATGATAATCGGCCGCCGGAGGGAGTGAAGAAGACGGATACGACGTATACTTCGTCACTCATCTACAAACTGTAG
- a CDS encoding DUF393 domain-containing protein — MGNKEKILFFDGHCHLCNGLVDELIKRNKQGQLKFAPLQGQTAERLLSPEDRQDLKSLVFWVDGHIYRRSGGAIRAITSLGGFYRIFSILLVIPWFLRDPLYKVVAINRYNWFGRREQCRLPTTDEREYLLP, encoded by the coding sequence ATGGGCAATAAGGAAAAAATCCTTTTTTTCGATGGACACTGTCACCTGTGTAATGGCCTGGTTGACGAGCTCATAAAAAGAAACAAGCAAGGGCAATTGAAGTTTGCCCCACTTCAGGGGCAGACGGCCGAGCGCCTTCTCTCGCCTGAAGATCGGCAAGACCTGAAATCCCTGGTCTTCTGGGTGGATGGCCACATCTATCGTCGCTCCGGCGGGGCCATTCGCGCGATCACATCACTGGGCGGATTTTACCGAATTTTTTCGATTCTCTTGGTCATCCCTTGGTTTTTGCGAGATCCGCTTTACAAGGTGGTTGCCATTAATCGCTACAACTGGTTTGGTAGGCGAGAACAGTGTCGGTTACCGACCACTGATGAAAGGGAATATCTTTTGCCATGA
- a CDS encoding thioesterase: MPSTNWDQAEEDVVHELPDGDKIVSHLRPGQTDLMVYLFHGLGGCGQSPYMQRMAQMIQQEGHGVMVTNHRGSGPGEGLAKKPYHSGVAEDLSTVLYYGRQRFPHCRHLAIGFSLSANALLLLLSGAQGGVLPDYAIAINAPINLERTSLLLQTGFNRVYDLHFVRLMRQRMAEKVKRGFIHPYQYKVTWLNTLREFDSIYLAPEAGFRNRLHYYESCSTHDKLSHVDVPTVVLTAEDDPFIDVRDYVNANMSPAIHLHIERHGGHMGYLHHSNLANQGRRWMDFALGEYIRAFFLHRNRDVLRQDKTDHSKGTSTRPFL; encoded by the coding sequence TTGCCGAGTACTAACTGGGATCAGGCTGAAGAAGACGTGGTTCACGAGTTGCCAGACGGAGACAAGATTGTCAGTCATCTCCGTCCTGGCCAAACCGATCTCATGGTCTATTTGTTTCATGGCTTGGGAGGCTGCGGACAAAGTCCCTATATGCAGAGAATGGCGCAGATGATTCAACAAGAGGGCCATGGAGTCATGGTGACCAATCACCGTGGCAGCGGTCCTGGTGAGGGTTTGGCGAAGAAGCCTTATCACTCAGGAGTCGCTGAGGACCTTTCGACGGTTCTTTACTACGGTCGGCAGCGCTTTCCTCATTGTCGCCATCTGGCCATTGGCTTTTCTCTGAGCGCCAATGCCCTTCTTCTCCTGCTGTCAGGTGCCCAAGGCGGCGTGCTTCCCGACTACGCGATCGCCATCAATGCTCCCATCAACCTGGAACGAACGAGCCTTCTTTTACAGACGGGATTTAACCGGGTTTACGACCTTCATTTTGTGAGACTGATGAGACAGAGAATGGCTGAGAAAGTGAAACGAGGATTTATTCATCCTTATCAGTACAAGGTCACCTGGCTGAACACACTCAGGGAGTTTGACTCCATTTATTTAGCTCCCGAGGCGGGTTTTAGGAATCGGCTGCACTATTACGAAAGCTGCTCCACTCACGACAAGCTTTCCCATGTAGATGTGCCGACTGTCGTTCTCACAGCCGAAGATGACCCGTTCATTGATGTGCGTGACTATGTTAACGCCAACATGAGTCCTGCGATTCATCTTCATATTGAGCGCCACGGCGGACACATGGGCTATCTCCATCACTCCAACCTCGCCAATCAAGGACGAAGGTGGATGGACTTTGCCTTAGGTGAATATATTCGTGCCTTTTTTCTTCACCGCAATCGGGATGTGCTCAGGCAAGACAAAACAGATCACTCAAAAGGCACCTCGACCAGGCCTTTTTTGTAG
- a CDS encoding DMT family transporter, translating into MARQNPSNSAHGLHPWGPIWVAGGALLWATDALFRSQLVESYSPLWIVFMSHLICLAVALPLTIKSWRKWTQFHWSDWLALVVLSLGGSILAMVLFTYAFAHTSNYTIPILIQKLQPLIAVLLARVILKEKWQKGFGFVLVAALSGAVLISWPNQWQSPSWHSDDFLSLLAAVGAAVFWGGCTVAGRHLIATFGFLEITAARYFLAFLLLVPVVPFFGEWTTLAATPPSDWWNFLLMAWGPGYLALVVYYKGLEGTQASVATLCELAFPVGAVLINWVFLDSPLSLQQILGAVLLVGSVTWLSYHHAWSYKKGLVEVPFE; encoded by the coding sequence ATGGCAAGGCAAAATCCCTCCAATTCAGCCCACGGTCTTCACCCCTGGGGTCCCATTTGGGTCGCTGGCGGAGCTTTGTTGTGGGCCACCGATGCCTTGTTTCGCAGTCAATTAGTCGAGTCTTATTCGCCCCTGTGGATCGTGTTTATGAGTCATCTCATTTGTTTGGCGGTGGCTCTACCCTTAACCATCAAGTCCTGGCGCAAGTGGACCCAGTTTCACTGGTCAGACTGGCTGGCTTTGGTGGTGCTTTCATTGGGCGGAAGTATTTTGGCTATGGTGCTCTTCACCTATGCCTTTGCTCACACTTCGAATTACACCATCCCCATTCTCATTCAAAAACTTCAGCCGCTTATTGCTGTTCTACTTGCGCGAGTCATTCTTAAAGAGAAATGGCAAAAGGGATTTGGATTTGTTTTGGTTGCCGCCCTTAGTGGAGCGGTGCTGATTTCATGGCCCAATCAGTGGCAGAGCCCGAGTTGGCATTCAGATGATTTTCTTTCTCTTTTAGCGGCTGTGGGAGCCGCCGTCTTTTGGGGTGGCTGCACCGTCGCCGGCAGGCATCTCATCGCTACTTTTGGTTTTTTGGAGATCACGGCTGCCCGCTATTTTCTCGCCTTTCTTTTGTTGGTGCCAGTGGTTCCCTTCTTTGGTGAATGGACGACCCTCGCTGCTACGCCGCCCTCTGATTGGTGGAACTTTCTGTTGATGGCCTGGGGACCCGGCTACTTGGCTTTGGTCGTTTACTATAAGGGCTTGGAAGGGACTCAGGCCTCTGTCGCCACTCTTTGTGAATTGGCCTTTCCGGTCGGAGCCGTTCTGATCAACTGGGTCTTTCTCGATTCACCCTTGAGCCTGCAGCAGATTCTTGGCGCCGTGTTGTTGGTGGGAAGCGTGACCTGGCTCAGCTACCACCATGCGTGGTCCTACAAAAAAGGCCTGGTCGAGGTGCCTTTTGAGTGA